A part of Penaeus chinensis breed Huanghai No. 1 chromosome 6, ASM1920278v2, whole genome shotgun sequence genomic DNA contains:
- the LOC125026464 gene encoding alpha-(1,3)-fucosyltransferase C-like isoform X1 gives MSPAASPPTIAMIRLRNLLLPLLLLVCLLIYLLYTNTLNGRLVQVDLLKNFSTSVKDRLRHRTKQDKPLDFPISLWRPSEQPANTTFPSDQLFPTEDADDPKFKVPPADLFKENGDAANSEKDVSSLKKILFWNDDYHNKHFGFGFGHAPFVRAGCRVDGCLTTGERGRFLPEELDAVVWHFRSDDKSLPGRRSPHTRYVFWLLESPPHLYGDISRFDSIFNWTMTYRLDSEFPNAYGQVYRRKNPLHIPSTRNYAEGKTKMAAWFVSHCHTVGGRESLAESLQQWIDVDVFGSCGSHSCERSHQSDCDRILNEAYKFYLSFENSLCRDYVTEKFFNILKLDVVPVVYGLGNYSVQAPPHSYIDALSFPTAKDLADYLLYLDRNHTAYNEYFRWKTDYFVSQAWFQRAQAYCALCERLHTDNGTKVYDLSKWFVQESHCLKKTTPEIQAFIGGHRYHPALAFLACLLILLAIALVFLLTVTLAEYYRPNRTYCKIYNMVKG, from the exons ATGTCTCCCGCCGCCTCGCCGCCGACCATCGCCATGATTCGACTA AGGAACCTCCTGCTGCCGCTGCTCCTCCTCGTGTGTCTGTTAATTTACCTTCTCTACACGAACACGCTGAACGGCAGGCTGGTTCAGGTGGATTTGCTGAAGAATTTCTCAACCTCGGTTAAAGATCGTCTTCGTCATAG AACAAAACAGGATAAACCCCTCGATTTTCCGATTTCGTTATGGCGTCCTTCCGAGCAGCCGGCGAATACTACCTTTCCCTCTGACCAACTTTTCCCGACTGAGGATGCGGACGACCCGAAGTTTAAAGTCCCCCCTGCAGATCtgttcaaagaaaacggagacgcCGCTAACTCAGAGAAGGACGTTTCTTCTCTTAAAAAGATCTTATTTTGGAATGAT GATTACCATAACAAGCActtcggcttcggcttcggcCACGCCCCCTTCGTCCGCGCCGGCTGCAGGGTGGACGGCTGCCTCACGACGGGCGAGCGAGGGCGCTTTCTGCCGGAGGAGCTGGACGCCGTCGTGTGGCACTTCAGGAGCGACGACAAGTCGCTGCCGGGGAGgag GTCTCCGCACACTCGCTACGTCTTCTGGCTGCTGGAATCTCCGCCTCATCTCTACGGCGACATCTCCCGGTTCGACAGCATCTTCAACTGGACCATGACCTACAGACTCGATTCTGAGTTTCCCAATGC ttACGGCCAAGTGTACCGGAGGAAGAATCCCTTACACATCCCATCGACGAGGAACTATGCCGAGGGCAAGACCAAGATGGCCGCCTGGTTTGTCTCTCACTGCCACACggtcggagggagagaaag CCTGGCGGAGAGCCTCCAGCAGTGGATCGACGTGGACGTGTTCGGGAGCTGCGGATCCCACTCGTGCGAGCGATCCCACCAGTCGGACTGCGACCGGATCCTCAACGAAGCCTACAAGTTCTACCTCTCCTTCGAAAACTCTCTCTGTCGGGACTATGTCACGGAGAAGTTCTTCAATATCTTAAA GCTGGACGTCGTGCCCGTCGTCTACGGTCTGGGGAACTACTCCGTGCAGGCGCCTCCTCACTCCTACATCGACGCCCTCTCCTTCCCGACGGCGAAGGACCTCGCCGACTACCTCCTCTACCTCGACAGGAACCACACCGCCTACAACGAATATTTCAG ATGGAAAACAGACTACTTCGTCTCTCAAGCCTGGTTCCAGCGCGCTCAAGCTTACTGCGCGTTGTGCGAGCGCCTCCACACCGACAACGGAACCAAAGTGTACGACCTGAGTAAGTGGTTTGTGCAGGAGTCTCACTGCTTGAAGAAAACGACGCCAGAGATACAGGCGTTCATCGGCGGGCACAGGTACCATCCCGCTCTCGCCTTCCTCGCGTGCTTGCTCATTCTGCTTGCGATTGCTCTGGTGTTCTTGCTGACTGTCACCCTCGCTGAATATTACCGGCCGAATAGGACATATTGCAAAATTTACAACATGGTCAAAGGTTGA
- the LOC125026464 gene encoding alpha-(1,3)-fucosyltransferase C-like isoform X2 — protein MRTTRSLKSPLQICSKKTETPLTQRRTFLLLKRSYFGMIHKRRTHENRTFFLQDYHNKHFGFGFGHAPFVRAGCRVDGCLTTGERGRFLPEELDAVVWHFRSDDKSLPGRRSPHTRYVFWLLESPPHLYGDISRFDSIFNWTMTYRLDSEFPNAYGQVYRRKNPLHIPSTRNYAEGKTKMAAWFVSHCHTVGGRESLAESLQQWIDVDVFGSCGSHSCERSHQSDCDRILNEAYKFYLSFENSLCRDYVTEKFFNILKLDVVPVVYGLGNYSVQAPPHSYIDALSFPTAKDLADYLLYLDRNHTAYNEYFRWKTDYFVSQAWFQRAQAYCALCERLHTDNGTKVYDLSKWFVQESHCLKKTTPEIQAFIGGHRYHPALAFLACLLILLAIALVFLLTVTLAEYYRPNRTYCKIYNMVKG, from the exons ATGCGGACGACCCGAAGTTTAAAGTCCCCCCTGCAGATCtgttcaaagaaaacggagacgcCGCTAACTCAGAGAAGGACGTTTCTTCTCTTAAAAAGATCTTATTTTGGAATGAT ACATAAACGACGCACGCATGAAAATCGAACTTTCTTCCTCCAGGATTACCATAACAAGCActtcggcttcggcttcggcCACGCCCCCTTCGTCCGCGCCGGCTGCAGGGTGGACGGCTGCCTCACGACGGGCGAGCGAGGGCGCTTTCTGCCGGAGGAGCTGGACGCCGTCGTGTGGCACTTCAGGAGCGACGACAAGTCGCTGCCGGGGAGgag GTCTCCGCACACTCGCTACGTCTTCTGGCTGCTGGAATCTCCGCCTCATCTCTACGGCGACATCTCCCGGTTCGACAGCATCTTCAACTGGACCATGACCTACAGACTCGATTCTGAGTTTCCCAATGC ttACGGCCAAGTGTACCGGAGGAAGAATCCCTTACACATCCCATCGACGAGGAACTATGCCGAGGGCAAGACCAAGATGGCCGCCTGGTTTGTCTCTCACTGCCACACggtcggagggagagaaag CCTGGCGGAGAGCCTCCAGCAGTGGATCGACGTGGACGTGTTCGGGAGCTGCGGATCCCACTCGTGCGAGCGATCCCACCAGTCGGACTGCGACCGGATCCTCAACGAAGCCTACAAGTTCTACCTCTCCTTCGAAAACTCTCTCTGTCGGGACTATGTCACGGAGAAGTTCTTCAATATCTTAAA GCTGGACGTCGTGCCCGTCGTCTACGGTCTGGGGAACTACTCCGTGCAGGCGCCTCCTCACTCCTACATCGACGCCCTCTCCTTCCCGACGGCGAAGGACCTCGCCGACTACCTCCTCTACCTCGACAGGAACCACACCGCCTACAACGAATATTTCAG ATGGAAAACAGACTACTTCGTCTCTCAAGCCTGGTTCCAGCGCGCTCAAGCTTACTGCGCGTTGTGCGAGCGCCTCCACACCGACAACGGAACCAAAGTGTACGACCTGAGTAAGTGGTTTGTGCAGGAGTCTCACTGCTTGAAGAAAACGACGCCAGAGATACAGGCGTTCATCGGCGGGCACAGGTACCATCCCGCTCTCGCCTTCCTCGCGTGCTTGCTCATTCTGCTTGCGATTGCTCTGGTGTTCTTGCTGACTGTCACCCTCGCTGAATATTACCGGCCGAATAGGACATATTGCAAAATTTACAACATGGTCAAAGGTTGA